Proteins encoded by one window of Kribbella italica:
- a CDS encoding peptidylprolyl isomerase, which translates to MSKKTHEQQLAARKAQRQAERAAERAKQRRMVGITIAAIVSVVVVIVGVVLIAANTSDQETPVAGDTSTPSEAAPGNKPVSIPTALAAPLKRPAALPAEVDCSYTKGGPAAKKVNAPANGKVKAGGTTDVTLKTSVGDLGLTLDSALAPCTVNSFVSLVNQKYFDNTVCHRLTVGEGLQVLQCGDPGGDGRGGPGYSFKDEVFPELKYGRGTLAMANSGPNTNGSQFFIVYGDGSGLDPAYTAFGTLDANGLKAVDKVANAGVVPSENGGPGDGKPATEVKITAATTASKN; encoded by the coding sequence ATGTCCAAGAAGACCCATGAGCAGCAGCTCGCCGCGCGGAAGGCGCAGCGGCAGGCGGAGCGGGCAGCCGAGCGGGCCAAGCAGCGGCGGATGGTCGGGATCACCATCGCGGCGATCGTGTCCGTGGTGGTGGTGATCGTCGGCGTCGTCCTGATCGCGGCGAACACCAGCGATCAGGAGACCCCGGTCGCGGGTGACACCTCGACGCCCTCCGAGGCCGCGCCGGGCAACAAGCCGGTGTCGATCCCGACCGCGCTCGCGGCACCGCTGAAGCGGCCGGCCGCGCTGCCGGCCGAGGTCGACTGCAGCTACACCAAGGGCGGTCCGGCGGCCAAGAAGGTGAACGCGCCCGCCAACGGCAAGGTCAAGGCCGGCGGTACGACGGACGTCACGCTGAAGACCAGCGTCGGCGACCTCGGGCTCACCCTGGACAGCGCGCTCGCGCCCTGCACGGTGAACAGCTTCGTCAGCCTGGTCAACCAGAAATACTTCGACAACACCGTCTGCCACCGGCTCACCGTCGGCGAGGGCCTGCAGGTCCTGCAGTGCGGCGACCCGGGCGGCGACGGTCGCGGCGGCCCCGGCTACAGCTTCAAGGACGAGGTCTTCCCCGAGCTGAAGTACGGCCGCGGCACGCTCGCGATGGCCAACTCCGGCCCGAACACCAACGGCAGCCAGTTCTTCATCGTGTACGGCGACGGCTCCGGCCTGGACCCGGCGTACACCGCCTTCGGCACCCTCGACGCCAACGGCCTGAAGGCCGTCGACAAGGTCGCCAACGCCGGCGTCGTCCCGAGCGAGAACGGCGGCCCCGGCGATGGCAAGCCGGCAACCGAGGTCAAGATCACCGCGGCCACCACGGCGTCCAAGAACTAG